A window from Pseudomonadota bacterium encodes these proteins:
- a CDS encoding branched-chain amino acid ABC transporter permease: protein MDFIYAVVPPQVLNQIFVGLSRTTILFIVSSGMSLILGVLRIPNVAHGSLYMIGAFMSFTIAKVFGGGATGFWMALVLVPVAVAVLSLIVERGLFQFLYEREHLMLLLLTFACSLVFGDLVKLVWGAEYKSVPVPHMFQGFVPLFGGIPFPLYNMFLLIVGPVVAVILWLIVNKTKIGKIARAAAVDREMVGAVGINVSWVFAVVFMIGCLLAGLGGALVAPTVSVTLGMDHTLIMEAFLIVIIGGLGNIWGALLGALIFGLSQSLGILIWPQFGIIFPYLAVIIVLLFRPTGLLKSTW from the coding sequence TTGGATTTCATATATGCCGTAGTACCGCCTCAGGTCTTAAATCAGATATTTGTTGGTTTAAGCAGGACGACGATCCTTTTCATCGTTTCTTCCGGCATGAGCCTTATTCTGGGCGTGCTCAGGATACCCAATGTTGCCCACGGATCTCTTTACATGATAGGCGCCTTTATGTCTTTTACGATTGCAAAGGTTTTCGGTGGCGGAGCCACAGGGTTCTGGATGGCCCTTGTTTTGGTTCCTGTGGCGGTTGCAGTATTGAGTCTTATCGTGGAACGCGGTCTTTTCCAGTTTCTTTACGAGCGGGAGCATCTGATGCTCCTTTTGCTCACTTTTGCTTGTTCCCTTGTTTTTGGCGATCTTGTTAAACTCGTGTGGGGTGCTGAGTATAAATCTGTGCCGGTGCCCCATATGTTTCAGGGGTTTGTACCGCTCTTCGGGGGCATACCCTTCCCACTGTACAACATGTTCCTTCTGATTGTCGGCCCTGTTGTTGCGGTTATACTCTGGCTGATAGTGAATAAGACGAAAATAGGCAAGATTGCACGAGCAGCCGCAGTAGACAGGGAAATGGTCGGGGCAGTGGGCATCAATGTCAGCTGGGTCTTCGCTGTTGTGTTCATGATAGGTTGTCTTCTGGCAGGCCTGGGCGGAGCCCTTGTTGCACCGACAGTGAGCGTAACGTTAGGCATGGATCATACGCTCATTATGGAGGCGTTCCTCATCGTTATTATTGGCGGACTGGGCAATATCTGGGGCGCCCTCCTGGGCGCACTTATTTTTGGTCTATCACAGTCTCTCGGTATCCTTATCTGGCCACAATTCGGCATTATATTTCCCTATCTTGCAGTAATTATTGTATTATTGTTCAGGCCCACAGGGCTTCTCAAGTCAACATGGTGA
- a CDS encoding ABC transporter ATP-binding protein: MLNVKKIHTYYGLSHILFDVSLTVAKGEAVGLLGRNGAGKSTTMKSIMGLTPPKEGKIHFNNENITGEKPYLLFRKGIGYVPDDRRVFADLSVDDNLEIVHRRTEGWNKKRIYDLFPALGEIQSRRAGNLSGGEQQMLTIARALMGSPELLLLDEPTEGLAPLIVRDLEEQILKLRDAGISILLSEQNIKSALKMISRVYVIDNGRIRFEGTVDELETNEEVKKKYLMV, from the coding sequence GTGCTTAATGTAAAAAAAATCCATACATATTATGGCTTAAGTCATATATTATTCGATGTCAGTCTCACTGTTGCAAAGGGTGAGGCGGTTGGCCTTCTCGGAAGAAACGGTGCAGGGAAGAGCACAACCATGAAGAGCATCATGGGTCTGACGCCGCCCAAAGAAGGCAAAATTCATTTCAATAACGAGAATATTACCGGGGAAAAGCCATATCTTCTCTTCAGGAAGGGCATCGGGTACGTGCCTGACGACAGAAGAGTTTTTGCAGACCTTTCCGTAGATGATAATCTTGAAATTGTTCATCGCCGTACAGAAGGATGGAATAAAAAGAGAATATACGATCTGTTCCCTGCGCTTGGCGAAATACAATCGCGCAGGGCAGGGAACCTAAGCGGCGGGGAGCAACAGATGCTGACTATCGCAAGGGCCCTTATGGGAAGCCCGGAACTCCTCCTTCTTGATGAACCGACAGAAGGGCTGGCGCCCCTGATTGTACGTGACCTTGAAGAGCAGATATTGAAACTCAGAGATGCCGGTATCAGCATTTTACTCTCCGAGCAGAATATTAAATCCGCTCTTAAGATGATCTCAAGAGTTTATGTTATTGATAACGGAAGGATTCGCTTTGAAGGTACCGTTGATGAGCTTGAAACGAACGAAGAGGTAAAAAAGAAATATCTTATGGTATAA
- a CDS encoding ABC transporter ATP-binding protein, producing MLEVKALIKTFDGFKAVSNANLHVKKGEIVAVIGPNGAGKTTLFNLITGILKPDSGQVIFKGEDITGLPPYEICRKHIARSFQVVNVFQRLNVFENVQVAVLAKTKKTHNFFTPSKKLVINETNEILENVGLVKKRHHTSALLSHGDRKVLEIAIALGGDPEFLILDEPTAGMSPEETARCIDLVRHLSEKLGLTILFCEHDMELVFAIANRIMVMVRGATIIQGCCEDVRCNQAVQDAYLGRSDACLM from the coding sequence GTGCTGGAAGTCAAGGCATTAATAAAGACATTTGATGGATTTAAGGCAGTCAGTAATGCAAATCTTCATGTAAAAAAGGGCGAGATTGTCGCAGTGATCGGCCCGAACGGCGCCGGCAAGACGACCCTTTTTAACCTTATTACCGGAATCCTGAAGCCTGACAGCGGACAGGTTATTTTTAAAGGCGAAGACATTACAGGACTTCCCCCTTATGAAATTTGCAGAAAGCACATAGCACGTTCATTTCAGGTAGTAAATGTATTCCAGAGACTAAATGTCTTTGAAAATGTCCAGGTTGCAGTACTGGCCAAGACGAAAAAGACCCACAACTTTTTTACCCCGTCAAAAAAACTGGTTATTAACGAAACAAATGAGATCCTGGAGAACGTAGGGCTTGTCAAAAAGCGGCACCATACAAGCGCTCTACTTTCTCACGGCGACAGGAAAGTCCTTGAGATTGCTATTGCCCTGGGCGGCGACCCGGAGTTTCTGATCCTTGACGAACCTACTGCAGGAATGTCCCCCGAAGAGACAGCGCGTTGCATAGACTTAGTAAGGCACCTATCGGAAAAACTGGGTTTGACAATCCTCTTCTGTGAACATGACATGGAACTTGTATTTGCTATTGCCAACCGGATCATGGTGATGGTGCGAGGCGCAACCATTATACAGGGGTGCTGCGAAGATGTGAGGTGCAATCAGGCGGTTCAGGACGCCTACCTTGGCAGGAGCGACGCGTGCTTAATGTAA
- a CDS encoding branched-chain amino acid ABC transporter permease: MIKDMLGGRSRIAGIVLLVFLFFLPLIMPRFYVYMASIILLTGLLATSLNFVLGYGGVFQFHHCVFYGAGAYGTALMLTKGGFPLWISFIVGPFVSALLGLIMGIICVRLSKLYFGMLQISLGSLVWVIVYRWYSFTGGDDGIHGITMPDIISSYGNAYYFTLVVTLLCLFVMYRMIKSPFGSALQGIRDNPIRSEMIGINVRRHQVMALTIAGFFAGVAGALFVVVDNTVFPDMLFWTLSLEAVIMCLLGGWFTFLGPMLGAAIIIALRTFVSTYTVYWALVLGIIMVFAIFYLPTGVLGYIEEKMNKKMIEPVIKE, encoded by the coding sequence ATGATAAAAGACATGTTGGGAGGAAGGAGCCGCATTGCCGGCATCGTGCTTCTCGTTTTTCTTTTTTTCCTCCCATTAATTATGCCCCGGTTTTATGTGTATATGGCATCCATTATCCTCCTTACAGGATTGCTTGCAACGAGCCTTAACTTCGTTCTTGGCTACGGAGGGGTATTCCAGTTTCACCATTGTGTTTTTTACGGGGCCGGTGCTTACGGGACGGCACTCATGTTAACAAAAGGAGGATTTCCTCTCTGGATCAGCTTCATTGTCGGTCCATTCGTATCTGCCTTATTGGGTCTGATTATGGGAATTATCTGCGTAAGGCTCTCAAAACTCTATTTCGGGATGCTCCAGATCTCTCTCGGATCTCTCGTATGGGTTATTGTTTACCGCTGGTATTCTTTTACCGGAGGCGATGACGGGATACACGGGATCACTATGCCGGATATAATTTCATCCTACGGTAATGCATACTATTTTACCCTTGTTGTTACCCTTCTGTGCCTTTTTGTTATGTACAGAATGATAAAATCACCCTTTGGCAGTGCTCTCCAGGGTATCAGGGACAATCCCATAAGAAGCGAGATGATCGGGATTAATGTAAGGCGCCACCAGGTGATGGCGCTTACCATAGCGGGTTTCTTTGCAGGGGTAGCGGGTGCACTTTTTGTTGTTGTAGATAATACGGTATTCCCTGACATGCTTTTCTGGACACTGTCCCTTGAAGCAGTTATCATGTGTCTGCTCGGCGGCTGGTTTACCTTCCTGGGCCCTATGCTCGGCGCTGCCATCATTATTGCACTGAGAACATTTGTGAGTACATACACCGTTTATTGGGCCCTTGTGCTCGGCATAATTATGGTGTTTGCGATCTTCTATCTTCCCACGGGGGTTCTTGGATATATTGAAGAAAAAATGAATAAAAAAATGATTGAACCTGTGATTAAGGAGTAG
- a CDS encoding ABC transporter substrate-binding protein, with translation MRKAFYVSMCFMFILGLFGLFSPAFSADTIKVGIVDTYSGPATTYTQDVLDGFVLAVNKINAKGGVLGKKIEYATRDEKFKPDIGLAMAKELVMKEKVDILVGTINSGTALAVSDFARKEKIPFFVTYAKSEKIIGEAGHRYVFNMNENTEMAGRAAAVALAKKPFVKYWICGDDYEYGHAIADAVWNNLQKLNPKVQLIGKSWWKLGEADFTPYITQIMGAKPDFIIVATGGSSMVNFQKAAKATGLSQKIPFYQHTATELGTLLSQGKEAPEGVYGTSHYLFYFPESPANKAFAEEFMKTYKRYPKSSAFVGYMTAQFIAEGFKKAGKIDNEALIKALEGLKLDSPIGPLSIRACDHQLELPTYFGVTKKDPKYDFLVSGNNQIVSPNDYMPTCEEVLKLRKK, from the coding sequence ATGAGAAAAGCATTCTATGTTTCTATGTGTTTTATGTTCATCCTTGGTCTTTTTGGCTTATTTTCACCGGCATTTTCGGCTGATACGATAAAGGTAGGCATAGTAGACACTTATTCTGGGCCCGCGACAACCTATACACAGGATGTGCTCGACGGTTTTGTGCTTGCCGTTAATAAGATAAACGCCAAAGGCGGCGTGCTCGGGAAGAAGATAGAATATGCCACACGTGACGAGAAGTTTAAACCGGACATCGGTTTGGCAATGGCCAAAGAGCTTGTCATGAAAGAAAAGGTGGATATTCTCGTGGGGACAATAAACAGCGGTACAGCTCTGGCGGTCTCTGATTTTGCAAGAAAAGAGAAGATACCTTTTTTCGTCACTTACGCGAAAAGCGAAAAAATCATCGGTGAGGCAGGACATCGCTACGTATTTAACATGAACGAAAATACAGAGATGGCGGGCCGGGCAGCAGCAGTTGCCCTTGCGAAAAAACCCTTTGTAAAATACTGGATTTGCGGCGATGATTACGAATATGGACATGCTATTGCAGATGCTGTCTGGAACAATCTGCAGAAACTGAATCCAAAAGTACAGTTGATAGGGAAATCATGGTGGAAATTAGGAGAAGCCGATTTTACCCCTTATATTACACAGATTATGGGGGCTAAGCCCGACTTTATCATCGTTGCAACCGGCGGCTCCAGTATGGTTAATTTCCAGAAGGCAGCAAAGGCAACCGGATTAAGCCAGAAGATACCCTTCTATCAACATACGGCCACAGAACTCGGAACCCTTCTGTCCCAGGGCAAGGAAGCGCCTGAGGGTGTTTATGGAACTTCCCACTATCTTTTCTACTTCCCTGAATCACCTGCGAACAAGGCTTTTGCTGAAGAATTTATGAAAACCTACAAAAGATACCCGAAATCAAGCGCCTTTGTTGGATACATGACTGCCCAGTTTATTGCAGAGGGTTTTAAAAAGGCAGGGAAGATAGACAATGAGGCATTGATAAAGGCTCTTGAAGGTTTAAAGCTTGACAGTCCGATCGGACCCTTATCAATAAGGGCATGTGATCATCAGCTTGAGCTCCCGACATATTTTGGTGTGACAAAGAAGGACCCGAAATACGATTTTCTTGTATCCGGGAATAATCAGATAGTGTCTCCAAATGATTATATGCCTACATGCGAGGAGGTTCTGAAGCTTCGCAAGAAATAA